A window of Bufo gargarizans isolate SCDJY-AF-19 chromosome 9, ASM1485885v1, whole genome shotgun sequence contains these coding sequences:
- the SURF4 gene encoding surfeit locus protein 4 isoform X1: MGNNDMMGAAEDFADQAAAFLRVTKQYLPHIARLCLISTFLEDGIRMWFQWSEQRDYIEVTWNCGYVLATIFVLINLLGQLGGCILVLSRNFVQYACFGLFGIIVMQTIAYSILWDLKFLMRNLALGGGLLLLLAESRSEGKSMFAGVPTMGESSPKQYMQLGGRVLLVLMFMTLLHFDASFFSILQNIVGTALIILVAIGFKTKLAALTLVVWLFAINVYFNAFWNIPAYKPMHDFLKYDFFQTMSVIGGLLLVVALGPGGVSMDEKKKEW; encoded by the exons GCAGCAGCG TTCCTGCGGGTCACGAAGCAGTACCTGCCGCACATCGCTCGCCTCTGTCTTATCAGCACGTTCCTGGAAGATGGCATCCGCATGTGGTTCCAGTGGAGCGAGCAGAGAGATTACATAGAGGTCACGTGGAACTGCGGCTACGTGCTGGCCACCATCTTCGTCCTTATTAATCTGCTAGGACAACTGG GCGGCTGCATACTGGTCCTGAGTCGGAACTTCGTACAGTACGCCTGCTTTGGTTTGTTTGGGATCATAGTGATGCAG ACTATTGCGTACAGTATCCTGTGGGACCTGAAGTTTTTAATGAG GAACCTGGCTCTAGGAGGAGGCCTCTTACTACTTCTGGCTGAGTCTCGGTCTGAAGGAAAGAGCATGTTTGCCGGAGTGCCCACCATGGGCGAGAGTTCCCCAAAGCAGTACATGCAGCTTGGAGGCCGCGTGCTGCTTGTCCTCATGTTCATGACCCTGCTGCACTTTGATGCCAGCTTCTTCTCT ATTCTGCAGAACATTGTGGGCACAGCCTTAATCATCCTGGTGGCGATCGGTTTCAAGACCAAGTTGGCGGCCCTGACCTTGGTGGTTTGGCTCTTCGCCATCAACGTCTACTTCAACGCTTTCTGGAACATCCCAGCCTACAAACCCATGCACGACTTCCTAAAATACGACTTCTTTCAGACCATGTCTGTCATCGGCGGACTTCTCCTAGTGGTGGCCTTGGGACCTGGTGGGGTCTCCATGGACGAAAAGAAAAAGGAGTGGTAG
- the SURF4 gene encoding surfeit locus protein 4 isoform X2, translating into MGNNDMMGAAEDFADQFLRVTKQYLPHIARLCLISTFLEDGIRMWFQWSEQRDYIEVTWNCGYVLATIFVLINLLGQLGGCILVLSRNFVQYACFGLFGIIVMQTIAYSILWDLKFLMRNLALGGGLLLLLAESRSEGKSMFAGVPTMGESSPKQYMQLGGRVLLVLMFMTLLHFDASFFSILQNIVGTALIILVAIGFKTKLAALTLVVWLFAINVYFNAFWNIPAYKPMHDFLKYDFFQTMSVIGGLLLVVALGPGGVSMDEKKKEW; encoded by the exons TTCCTGCGGGTCACGAAGCAGTACCTGCCGCACATCGCTCGCCTCTGTCTTATCAGCACGTTCCTGGAAGATGGCATCCGCATGTGGTTCCAGTGGAGCGAGCAGAGAGATTACATAGAGGTCACGTGGAACTGCGGCTACGTGCTGGCCACCATCTTCGTCCTTATTAATCTGCTAGGACAACTGG GCGGCTGCATACTGGTCCTGAGTCGGAACTTCGTACAGTACGCCTGCTTTGGTTTGTTTGGGATCATAGTGATGCAG ACTATTGCGTACAGTATCCTGTGGGACCTGAAGTTTTTAATGAG GAACCTGGCTCTAGGAGGAGGCCTCTTACTACTTCTGGCTGAGTCTCGGTCTGAAGGAAAGAGCATGTTTGCCGGAGTGCCCACCATGGGCGAGAGTTCCCCAAAGCAGTACATGCAGCTTGGAGGCCGCGTGCTGCTTGTCCTCATGTTCATGACCCTGCTGCACTTTGATGCCAGCTTCTTCTCT ATTCTGCAGAACATTGTGGGCACAGCCTTAATCATCCTGGTGGCGATCGGTTTCAAGACCAAGTTGGCGGCCCTGACCTTGGTGGTTTGGCTCTTCGCCATCAACGTCTACTTCAACGCTTTCTGGAACATCCCAGCCTACAAACCCATGCACGACTTCCTAAAATACGACTTCTTTCAGACCATGTCTGTCATCGGCGGACTTCTCCTAGTGGTGGCCTTGGGACCTGGTGGGGTCTCCATGGACGAAAAGAAAAAGGAGTGGTAG